A genomic region of Marinobacter sp. NP-4(2019) contains the following coding sequences:
- a CDS encoding NAD-dependent 4,6-dehydratase LegB has translation MAGKSLMLVTGADGFIGSHLTELLLREGYEVRALAQYNSFNSWGWLEDIPSLGQVDVRCGDIRDPHFCKHVTKGVHTVFHLAALIAIPYSYLAPDSYVDTNVKGTLNICQAALENGVERIIHTSTSEVYGTARYVPIDENHPLQAQSPYSASKIAADAMAMSFYNAFNLPLTIARPFNTYGPRQSARAVIPTIISQIAAGQREIKLGDTTPTRDFNYVEDTCEGFLALARCETAIGETVNIASNNEISVGDTLNMIRDIMNSEVSFITDEERMRPGKSEVFRLWGDNTLIRELTGFAPRHDLRRGLTKTIDWFTRADNLARYKADIYNV, from the coding sequence ATGGCTGGTAAATCGTTAATGTTGGTAACTGGCGCCGATGGCTTTATTGGGTCTCACCTGACTGAACTTCTGCTGCGTGAAGGATACGAAGTGCGGGCCTTGGCGCAATATAATTCCTTTAATAGCTGGGGGTGGCTGGAGGATATTCCTTCGCTTGGTCAGGTTGATGTCCGGTGCGGAGACATTCGTGATCCGCATTTTTGTAAGCATGTGACCAAAGGCGTTCATACGGTTTTTCACCTTGCCGCATTGATTGCTATCCCATACTCCTATCTGGCCCCCGACAGTTATGTGGATACCAACGTAAAAGGTACATTAAACATCTGCCAGGCGGCGCTTGAAAATGGCGTCGAGCGGATCATTCATACTTCCACCAGTGAGGTTTATGGCACTGCCCGGTATGTGCCGATTGACGAAAACCATCCGCTCCAGGCGCAGTCGCCTTACAGTGCTTCGAAGATTGCCGCCGATGCTATGGCGATGAGCTTCTACAATGCTTTCAATCTTCCGCTTACGATTGCCCGCCCCTTTAATACTTATGGTCCGCGACAATCCGCACGCGCCGTGATTCCTACGATCATCAGTCAGATAGCTGCAGGACAACGTGAAATAAAGCTGGGGGACACAACGCCAACACGTGACTTCAACTATGTTGAAGATACCTGTGAGGGGTTTCTGGCATTGGCCCGGTGCGAGACGGCAATAGGAGAGACCGTGAATATTGCCTCGAATAATGAGATTTCCGTCGGTGATACCCTGAACATGATCCGTGACATCATGAACAGCGAGGTATCCTTTATAACCGATGAGGAGCGTATGCGCCCCGGGAAGTCGGAAGTGTTTCGCTTATGGGGCGATAACACGTTGATCCGGGAGCTCACCGGTTTCGCGCCACGCCATGATCTTCGTCGCGGCCTGACCAAAACCATTGACTGGTTTACCCGGGCGGATAATCTTGCCCGATATAAAGCTGATATCTACAACGTATGA
- a CDS encoding flagellin: MPQIINTNIASLNAQRNLNASQSDANTALQRLSSGLRINSAKDDAAGLAISERFESQITGLNMAQRNANDGISLAQTTEGALDEITNNLQRIRELAVQAANASNSPSDRAALNAEVQQRVEEINRISGQTSFNSLKVLDGSLITQTFQVGANAGETISVSGFDTRGSQLGSTINQTTDLLQLTDGTGDTLETIFNEGRTTDISFDITGIDGALTNVTVTDAGSLQDVLGQINAQSPNTGVSVNMDRTNEELILSSQFGEDFSVAIDPGGTTQTVAATAAANTVNLNDTDISTQDGADLAMISVDYVIESINGIRAELGAVQNRFESTIANLSTTSENLSASNSRIRDADFAAESAELARTQVLQQAGLSVLAQANARPQQVLQLLQG, translated from the coding sequence ATGCCTCAGATCATCAACACGAATATTGCCTCACTTAACGCCCAGCGAAACCTGAATGCGTCACAGTCTGATGCGAACACAGCGCTTCAAAGACTGTCTTCCGGCCTGAGGATCAATTCCGCAAAAGACGATGCCGCTGGACTCGCCATTTCTGAAAGATTTGAATCGCAGATCACCGGTCTTAATATGGCGCAGCGCAATGCCAACGACGGTATTTCTCTCGCTCAAACCACCGAAGGCGCGCTCGACGAGATCACCAACAACCTGCAGAGAATTCGTGAGTTGGCCGTTCAGGCAGCTAACGCTTCGAACAGCCCCTCCGACAGAGCAGCACTGAACGCAGAAGTTCAACAGCGTGTGGAAGAGATCAATCGAATTTCTGGCCAAACTTCCTTCAACAGCCTCAAAGTCCTCGACGGCAGTCTTATAACCCAGACCTTCCAGGTTGGCGCAAATGCCGGCGAAACCATCAGCGTTTCCGGTTTTGATACTCGGGGATCCCAACTCGGCTCCACCATCAATCAGACCACAGACCTGCTCCAGCTCACTGACGGTACCGGGGACACGCTCGAAACCATTTTCAATGAAGGGCGAACCACTGACATTTCTTTCGACATTACCGGGATCGACGGCGCACTCACTAACGTAACGGTGACAGATGCCGGGTCCCTGCAGGACGTCCTGGGTCAAATCAACGCCCAGTCGCCTAACACCGGTGTGAGTGTAAACATGGACCGGACCAACGAAGAGCTGATCCTCTCTTCGCAGTTCGGAGAAGATTTCAGTGTAGCGATAGATCCAGGCGGCACCACCCAGACCGTGGCAGCGACAGCTGCGGCGAATACGGTCAACCTGAACGACACAGATATCTCTACCCAGGATGGTGCTGACCTGGCCATGATCTCCGTCGACTATGTGATCGAGAGCATCAACGGCATCCGTGCCGAACTCGGTGCGGTCCAGAATCGCTTCGAATCCACCATCGCCAACCTAAGCACCACCTCCGAGAACCTGTCAGCCTCCAACAGCCGAATTCGCGACGCCGATTTCGCTGCCGAATCCGCCGAGCTGGCCCGCACCCAGGTGCTACAGCAGGCCGGCCTGTCCGTTCTGGCGCAGGCCAATGCGCGGCCGCAGCAGGTGTTGCAGTTGCTGCAGGGGTAA